A single window of Crassostrea angulata isolate pt1a10 chromosome 8, ASM2561291v2, whole genome shotgun sequence DNA harbors:
- the LOC128161091 gene encoding cysteinyl leukotriene receptor 2-like, with protein sequence MRFFQHYNSLAATKSMGDNGFENNSSSKSVTLLLKFSETNLEITFTCVIFIITFFGAIGNLAAIGKIIYDPKYHTPTFAVIGQLALADFLSVTTTTFIRMTNIWEIWFHIIFISNTSILSSYYHVCFLSVVRYLITVHPLQSRQYLTVTAVCLCSLTIWISSGVVGTCFNIFLTSNTFLGRISIIIIDVVLLLTVLFIMILLHVKKIRSLQNSLSVTEQSQRRMNIVVTVIISIFAILQIIIISNEILLIIYFQLFSDEILIYIIYISFSRMFFECLNFSCNPYILFFSQFI encoded by the exons ATGAGAT TTTTTCAACATTACAACTCTCTAGCTGCCACCAAGAGCATGGGCGATAATGGATTCGAAAACAATTCATCGTCAAAAAGTGTTACTCTCCTTCTCAAGTTTAGTGAAACGAATTTGGAAATTACATTCACCTGTGTGATTTTCATTATTACGTTCTTTGGAGCAATTGGAAATCTTGCAGCTATCGGTAAAATCATATACGATCCGAAATACCATACACCGACATTTGCTGTGATCGGTCAGTTGGCTTTGGCAGATTTTCTGTCAGTTACAACTACAACTTTTATCAGAATGACAAACATTTGGGAAATTTGGTTTCATATTATATTCATCTCGAACACGAGTATTCTGAGTTCTTATTATCATGTGTGTTTTCTGTCCGTTGTCAGATATTTGATCACTGTACATCCCCTACAAAGCAGACAATATCTCACTGTAACAGCGGTATGTTTGTGTTCACTAACAATATGGATATCTAGCGGTGTAGTTGGAAcgtgttttaatatatttctgaCATCAAATACATTTTTAGGCCGGATTAGTATCATTATTATCGATGTTGTTTTATTGTTGacagttttgtttataatgatcCTTTTACATGTTAAGAAAATAAGATCATTACAGAATTCATTGTCTGTTACAGAACAATCACAAAGAAGAATGAATATTGTTGTCACTGTTATCATTAGTATATTTGCAATACTTCAAAtcattataatttcaaatgaaatactattaatcatttattttcaactattttcagatgaaatattaatctatattatttacatatcaTTTTCTAGAATGTTTTTTGAATGCTTAAACTTTTCTTGCAATCCTTATATACTATTTTTTTCACAGTTTATCTAG